Genomic DNA from Desulfonema ishimotonii:
AGCACCCGGACCCTGGTGAACCGGCCCAGCCCCTTCTCCGGCCCAGACCCCCTCTTTGATTCCTTTTTCAGGGACTTCTTTGAATCCCGCCCCCGGCGTCCCCGGTATCAGCGGAGCAGCCTGGGGTCCGGCGTGATCATTGACGGCACAAAAGGGTTTATCCTGACCAATGCCCACGTCATCAGCCGGGCCGGTAAAATTACGGTCACGCTCAGGGATGAGCGGGAGTTTGAGGCCACCATTGTGGGGGCCGACCCGGATTCGGATCTGGCGGTGCTGCGCATCCGCTCCGAAACGCCCCTGCCTGCGGTGAAGATGGGCGGCTCGGCGGATCTGATGATCGGCGAGGATGTCATCGCCATCGGCAACCCCTTCGGCTTCTCCCACACCGTGACCACGGGCGTCATCAGCGCCCTGAACCGGAGCATCCGGGCCGAAGAGACCGTTTACCACGATTTTATCCAGACCGACGCCTCCATCAACCCCGGCAACAGCGGCGGCCCGCTGCTGAACATCAACGGCGTGCTGATCGGCATTAACACCGCCATCTACGCCAAGGCTCAGGGGATCGGATTTGCCATCCCCATCAGCCGGGCCAGACGGATCGTGGAGGATCTGATCCGGTACGGCGAGGTCACGGCAGGCTGGCTCGGCATCATGGTTCAGAATCTCGACCCGAGCCTGGCTCGGTATATGAACCTCCCCCGGGAAACCGGCGTCCTGGCCCGGAAGGTGGACCGGGACAGCCCGGCGCATCAGGCAGATATCCGGGAAGGCGATATACTCCTCTCCGTGGGCAGTCTCGATATTCACTCGGCAGGCGGTTTTAACGCGGCCCTCAGAGGCTATGCCGTCGGAGACCGGGTGAACATCACCCTGCGGCGGGACGGCAAAACACTCAGGAAAAGCCTCCGAACTGCGGAATTTCCGGCAGACCGTGCCGCGGCACTGGGATATACGCTTCTGGGCGTCCGGGTCCGGGAGATGAAGGCTGACCGGCGCGCCCGCTACGGCGGCGGCGTGGTGATTTCCGAAATTCGGCCCCGGTCCCGGCTGGCCGGAGTCGGCGTGAAGCCCGGAGACGTTATCCGGCAGATTGACGCGGCTGAGATAAAGGGTGTCAAAGACTTTGAAAAGGCGGTGATCAGATACCGCAACAAGGGGTCGGTAGTACTCCTGTTGCAGCGGGGGCGTCAGGGGTATTATATCACAGTGAAGTTTTAGGGAACCGGGGTCGCCGCAGATCTGACAAAAAGCGGGGCTGCGGCACGCCGTGAATTCGCATCCTGTGGGCAGCGGCTTTACGACGGAAAGTTGTTTTAACGGAACCGCTTCGCGGGTCGAAAGGCCCGGACTGAGGTTCGCAGTTCTGACTGATGAAAGTTAAACGGAGGGAAATATTGTTGAAAGCACGATCAGGAAGTTATGCGGTTTGGATGTGTCTGTTTTTAATGGCGGCAGCGCCCATGGTGTCGTGGGCCAAAACCGGGGAGATCAGATGGAACCTGAACATCGGGAGCCGGATCACCGCATCCCCGGCCATCGGGGATGACGGCACAATCTACGTGGCTGCGGACGCCGCCCTTTACGCCATTGAGGATGAGGGCGACGGGGGCAGCGTCCGGTGGACGGCGGCCCTGGGCAGCACGGTGTTTACCCCGGTGATTGCCTCTGACGGTGCGGGCGGTCTTACCATTTATGTGGCAACGGCAGGAGGACGGCTTTACGCCATAGCGGCCAAAGACGGGACAGCGCAGTGGGATTCCCCCTTTGAGACCGGTGAGACCATCGCGGCCTGCCCGGCCCTGGACGGAGACGGGGTTCTCTATATCGGGACAACGGCGGGGCGGCTCTACGCGGTTCAGTCCGAAGACGGAAAGGCCAGATGGAGCCGCCCGTTCACCACGGACGGCGGCATATCGGCCGCGCCGGTTACGGATACGGACGGCGTGATCTATGTCGGGACCGCATCGGGCAGGTTCTACGCGGTCAGCCCCGACGGCACTGAAAAGTGGAATTCCCCCTTCGGGGCGGACGGTGCCATCTCCGCCGCACCGGCCATCGGTTCCGACGGCACGCTTTACTTCGGCACATCGGACGGGAAACTCTATGCTGTCGGCGCCGACGGCACAAAGAAATGGAATTCGCCGTTTTCAGCCGACGGTGAACTGTCCGCCTCCCCGTCCATCAGCTCATCCGGCGTGATTTATATCGGAACCTCGGCCGGCAAGCTTTATGCGGTCCGCTCCGACGGCACGGCGTACTGGAGCGATCCCTTTGAGGCGGACGGGGCCCTCTACACCACCCCGGTCATCGGCGAAGACGGCAAACTCTACTTCGGGTCGTGGGGCGGCAGGCTCTACGCGCTTTATGCGGACGGCGATGAGGTGAAGAACTGGCCCGTCGGGATCAGTCCGACCCGGTCCTCCCCCGTGATCCGGAACAGCGGCATTCTCTATATCGGAACGCAGACCACCGGCAGCACCACATCCCAGGGCAGGCTGTACGCCGTTGAAACCGATTCTGACGGCATCCGGCACAGCGCCCCCTGGCCCATGATCGCCCATGATCTGCGCCATACCGGGAGAAATACCGGCAATCAGAGTCCGGAGGCGGATGCGGGAGCGGATCAGGATGCGACCAGCGGTGGCAGGGTCAGCCTGGACGGCTCCGCATCCGATGACCCGGATTTCGGTATCGCGGCCTATAGCTGGACACAGACGGATGGCACCTCTGTCACCCTTTCGGATGAGGATACCGCATTCGCCTCATTTACCGCCCCCGGTGTCAGCGACGCGGAACCCCTCTCTTTCGAGCTGACCGTGACGGACAACGGGGGACAGACTTCGACCGACACCGTTTCCGTCAGGGTTGAAGAGGATGACAGCTTCTGTTTTATCCGGACGGTCCGCCGGGGAATTTTCTCACATATCCGTTGACAGGATTTACAGGGATTCATATTAAGGGCATCAAGCGGATTTTTATCGCTTAAAAAAAAATTTCGGAGAAAAAAAACAATGTCAGAGAACTTTACGGATGAAAACAATGGCAACGGGGAAGAAAGCTTTGCCGAACTTTTTGAATCTTATAACGCCGGAATGACCGAGGATCTCCAGATCGGCGATAAGGTGACAGGCGAAGTCATCTCCATCGGAATGGATACGATCTTCGTCAATACCGGCACCAAGATTGACGGCGCTGTGGAAAAGGCGGAAATGCTCGATGAAAACGGCGAGCTGTCCTGTGCCGAAGGGGATACGCTGGATCTCTATGTCGTGGCATTCAATGAGAATGAGGTACGGCTCTCCAGGGCGCTTTCGGGGGTCGGCGGCTTCAACCTCCTGAACGAGGCCTATGCCGGACAGGTGCCGGTGGAGGGGAAGGTCATCGAACAGTGCAAGGGCGGCTTTCACGTTCAGGTGTT
This window encodes:
- a CDS encoding trypsin-like peptidase domain-containing protein; translated protein: MGYRRENAVVRAVREVSPAVVNISTRTLVNRPSPFSGPDPLFDSFFRDFFESRPRRPRYQRSSLGSGVIIDGTKGFILTNAHVISRAGKITVTLRDEREFEATIVGADPDSDLAVLRIRSETPLPAVKMGGSADLMIGEDVIAIGNPFGFSHTVTTGVISALNRSIRAEETVYHDFIQTDASINPGNSGGPLLNINGVLIGINTAIYAKAQGIGFAIPISRARRIVEDLIRYGEVTAGWLGIMVQNLDPSLARYMNLPRETGVLARKVDRDSPAHQADIREGDILLSVGSLDIHSAGGFNAALRGYAVGDRVNITLRRDGKTLRKSLRTAEFPADRAAALGYTLLGVRVREMKADRRARYGGGVVISEIRPRSRLAGVGVKPGDVIRQIDAAEIKGVKDFEKAVIRYRNKGSVVLLLQRGRQGYYITVKF
- a CDS encoding outer membrane protein assembly factor BamB family protein; translated protein: MCLFLMAAAPMVSWAKTGEIRWNLNIGSRITASPAIGDDGTIYVAADAALYAIEDEGDGGSVRWTAALGSTVFTPVIASDGAGGLTIYVATAGGRLYAIAAKDGTAQWDSPFETGETIAACPALDGDGVLYIGTTAGRLYAVQSEDGKARWSRPFTTDGGISAAPVTDTDGVIYVGTASGRFYAVSPDGTEKWNSPFGADGAISAAPAIGSDGTLYFGTSDGKLYAVGADGTKKWNSPFSADGELSASPSISSSGVIYIGTSAGKLYAVRSDGTAYWSDPFEADGALYTTPVIGEDGKLYFGSWGGRLYALYADGDEVKNWPVGISPTRSSPVIRNSGILYIGTQTTGSTTSQGRLYAVETDSDGIRHSAPWPMIAHDLRHTGRNTGNQSPEADAGADQDATSGGRVSLDGSASDDPDFGIAAYSWTQTDGTSVTLSDEDTAFASFTAPGVSDAEPLSFELTVTDNGGQTSTDTVSVRVEEDDSFCFIRTVRRGIFSHIR